A stretch of the Proteus sp. ZN5 genome encodes the following:
- the qseG gene encoding two-component system QseEF-associated lipoprotein QseG: MQIRSQKQASPHHEYKKINKKMLGIELLSMAPASTRKIALNWKQCFLFIMFPLVLSGCTPKSLTEAQELEPEIPVVKQKTIDYRWAECKTLSSFYDEGINNALYWLRAIECTNRIMTTEAQRQANSVVVTGWDDAFYKSILLERAGMTIADRRTQLVLLESYKLQFPSSMRVLLSTWIENQTLILSLAEEKNRYRRLTTETDNRIDVLRKENSALQHELNVTLKKLESLTQIERQLSNRKQSGSVDSLSQNEGLAESATAASAETEKVNAEKPVTEKPAEKPVSTQSITEKPKDEEKQPSATAVKSEPSKPESTKPEAVKPEPVKTNTDTPSSKPTEAGSK, translated from the coding sequence AAAAAATAAATAAGAAGATGCTTGGTATTGAATTGTTATCTATGGCCCCTGCATCAACTAGAAAAATCGCATTAAATTGGAAGCAGTGTTTCTTGTTTATTATGTTTCCACTGGTTCTTTCAGGGTGTACACCAAAGTCGCTAACTGAGGCACAAGAGCTAGAGCCAGAAATCCCCGTTGTTAAACAAAAAACGATTGATTATCGTTGGGCTGAATGTAAAACATTAAGCTCGTTTTATGATGAAGGCATCAATAACGCACTTTATTGGTTACGCGCCATTGAATGTACAAACCGCATAATGACGACAGAAGCACAACGCCAAGCAAACAGTGTTGTTGTTACTGGGTGGGATGATGCATTTTATAAAAGTATTTTATTAGAGCGCGCTGGAATGACGATTGCCGATCGTCGAACACAATTAGTGTTATTAGAAAGCTATAAATTACAATTTCCGAGTTCTATGCGAGTTCTATTATCGACATGGATTGAGAACCAAACGCTCATTCTCTCTTTAGCGGAAGAAAAGAATCGTTATCGTCGTTTAACCACAGAAACAGATAATAGAATTGATGTGCTAAGAAAAGAGAATAGTGCGTTACAGCATGAGCTAAATGTCACACTGAAAAAACTTGAAAGCCTTACCCAAATTGAACGGCAGTTATCGAATAGAAAACAGAGTGGCTCTGTTGACTCGCTATCGCAAAATGAAGGTTTAGCGGAAAGCGCAACAGCAGCATCTGCGGAAACAGAAAAAGTGAATGCAGAGAAACCTGTTACCGAAAAACCAGCTGAAAAACCCGTTTCGACGCAATCGATAACAGAGAAGCCAAAGGATGAGGAAAAACAACCTTCTGCAACAGCGGTTAAATCAGAGCCTTCAAAACCAGAATCTACGAAACCCGAGGCGGTAAAACCAGAGCCAGTCAAAACTAACACTGACACACCAAGCTCAAAACCGACTGAAGCAGGATCTAAATAA
- the glrR gene encoding two-component system response regulator GlrR, with protein sequence MAGHKSANLLLVDDDPGLLKLLGMRLTSEGFHIFTAESGQEALKLLLKEKIDLVISDLRMDEMDGMALFAEIQRQQPGMPVIILTAHGSIPDAVAATQQGVFSFLTKPVDRDALYKAIDEALELVTIVSDEEWSKDIVTRSPQMLRLLEQAKLVAQSDVSVLINGQSGTGKEVLAQAIHRASPRAKKPFIAINCGALPEQLLESELFGHAKGAFTGAVSSREGLFQAAEGGTLFLDEIGDMPMALQVKLLRVLQERKVRPLGSNRDIDIDVRILSATHRDLPKAMERNEFREDLFYRLNVVNLRIPTLSERAEDIPILANHLLRESAKRHKPFVRSFSTDAMKCLMTASWPGNVRQLVNVIEQCVALTTAPVISEALVTQALQGENTALPTFAEARGHFEMTYLRKLLQMTKGNVTQAARMAGRNRTEFYKLLSRHELDANDFKE encoded by the coding sequence ATGGCTGGCCATAAATCAGCAAATCTTTTACTTGTCGATGATGATCCTGGGTTATTAAAGTTACTTGGTATGCGATTAACAAGTGAAGGTTTTCATATCTTCACCGCTGAAAGTGGACAAGAAGCACTAAAACTTCTCTTAAAAGAAAAAATAGACCTTGTTATCAGTGATCTCCGAATGGATGAAATGGACGGCATGGCGCTGTTCGCTGAGATACAACGCCAACAGCCCGGCATGCCAGTGATCATTCTTACGGCTCATGGCTCTATTCCTGATGCCGTGGCTGCGACGCAGCAAGGTGTATTCAGCTTCTTAACTAAACCCGTTGATAGAGACGCACTTTATAAAGCGATTGATGAAGCGCTAGAACTTGTAACTATTGTTTCAGATGAAGAGTGGTCAAAAGATATCGTGACACGTAGCCCGCAAATGCTACGTTTATTAGAACAAGCAAAGCTAGTTGCTCAATCAGATGTCAGCGTGCTTATCAATGGTCAAAGTGGTACGGGTAAAGAAGTCCTTGCTCAAGCCATTCATCGCGCAAGCCCTAGGGCGAAAAAACCTTTCATTGCCATTAACTGTGGTGCCTTACCTGAGCAACTTTTAGAATCTGAACTATTTGGTCATGCGAAAGGTGCTTTTACAGGAGCTGTGAGTAGTCGTGAAGGATTATTTCAGGCAGCCGAAGGTGGCACACTATTTTTAGATGAAATTGGCGATATGCCAATGGCATTGCAAGTTAAATTATTGCGTGTTTTACAAGAGCGAAAAGTTCGCCCATTAGGCAGTAATCGCGATATTGATATTGATGTACGTATCCTTTCTGCAACACACCGTGATTTACCTAAAGCGATGGAACGTAATGAATTTCGTGAAGATCTATTCTATCGTTTAAATGTGGTTAATTTACGTATTCCGACATTAAGTGAGAGAGCTGAAGATATTCCTATTCTTGCTAATCACTTATTGAGAGAGTCTGCTAAACGCCATAAACCTTTTGTCCGAAGCTTTTCAACCGATGCGATGAAATGCTTAATGACAGCAAGTTGGCCGGGTAATGTGCGTCAATTAGTTAACGTTATTGAGCAATGTGTTGCATTAACAACAGCCCCCGTGATTAGTGAAGCGCTTGTAACACAGGCCTTACAAGGTGAAAATACGGCGCTGCCCACATTTGCAGAAGCAAGAGGTCATTTTGAAATGACCTATTTGAGAAAGCTTTTACAAATGACAAAAGGCAATGTGACTCAAGCTGCACGTATGGCTGGGCGCAATCGAACTGAGTTTTATAAATTGTTATCTCGTCATGAGCTAGATGCGAATGATTTTAAAGAATAA
- a CDS encoding NAD+ synthase translates to MSRKLKLAMAQLNWVVGDIEGNCERMLSTVKAQEDADLVMFSELALCGYSPEDLLFRPDFQQRCETQLTRLEQASKKIAIVVGHPWWQNGKIYNALSFFYKGELQARYFKQQLPNYGVFDEKRYFQQGNERCVVPFKGYHLGLLICEDIWINEPIDALKQAGADLVLSINASPYNREKPHVRTLLIKEHCQRTHLPVIYLNQIGGQDELVFDGCSKVFDERGAITHRLAAFDEQTAIVEFDELNIIPMADPAPELSPLAQVYQALVLATRDYVTKNGFKGAILGLSGGIDSGLTVAIAADALGKESVQAVMMPFRYTSEMSIHDAKEQADLLGVEFDTVSIEPMFDAFMAQLAPMFKDTAADTTEENLQARCRAVILMAMSNKRRRLVLTTSNKSESAVGYSTLYGDMAGGFDVLKDVPKTLVFELSKYRNTLSPAIPQRVIDRPPSAELAPGQTDQDNLPPYDILDAILEGYVEQDKSVSDLVAAGFDEATVRKVIKLVDINEYKRRQAPVGPRITSRNFGKDRRYPITSGFGRHNW, encoded by the coding sequence ATGAGTCGTAAACTAAAACTCGCCATGGCTCAACTTAATTGGGTTGTTGGTGATATTGAAGGTAACTGCGAACGCATGTTATCTACCGTTAAAGCACAAGAAGATGCCGATCTGGTTATGTTTTCTGAGCTGGCTTTATGCGGTTACTCTCCTGAAGATCTGCTATTTCGTCCTGATTTCCAACAGCGTTGTGAAACACAACTTACGCGTTTAGAACAAGCAAGCAAAAAAATAGCGATTGTTGTTGGTCATCCTTGGTGGCAAAACGGCAAAATTTATAACGCACTTTCATTTTTCTATAAAGGTGAATTACAAGCGCGTTATTTCAAACAGCAATTACCTAATTATGGTGTGTTTGATGAGAAGCGTTATTTCCAACAAGGAAATGAGCGTTGTGTGGTTCCGTTTAAAGGTTATCACTTAGGTTTGTTAATTTGTGAAGATATCTGGATCAATGAACCTATTGATGCATTAAAACAAGCGGGTGCTGATCTCGTTCTATCTATTAATGCTTCACCTTATAATCGTGAAAAACCGCATGTTCGTACACTGCTCATTAAAGAACATTGCCAAAGAACACACCTTCCAGTGATCTATCTTAACCAAATTGGTGGTCAGGATGAGTTGGTATTTGATGGTTGTTCAAAAGTATTTGATGAACGGGGTGCTATTACACATCGTTTAGCTGCATTTGATGAACAGACTGCTATTGTTGAATTCGACGAATTAAACATTATCCCAATGGCAGATCCTGCTCCAGAACTTTCACCTTTAGCGCAAGTTTATCAAGCATTAGTACTTGCAACGCGTGATTACGTCACTAAGAACGGTTTTAAAGGGGCTATTCTAGGGTTATCTGGTGGTATTGACTCTGGATTAACCGTTGCTATCGCCGCTGATGCTTTAGGCAAAGAGAGTGTTCAGGCTGTTATGATGCCATTTCGTTATACTTCAGAAATGAGTATTCATGACGCTAAAGAGCAAGCAGATTTATTAGGTGTTGAGTTTGATACGGTTTCTATTGAACCTATGTTTGATGCTTTTATGGCGCAGCTTGCACCTATGTTTAAAGATACTGCCGCAGATACTACTGAGGAAAATCTACAAGCACGTTGTCGCGCTGTTATTTTAATGGCAATGTCGAATAAACGCCGTCGTTTAGTATTAACTACAAGCAATAAAAGTGAATCAGCTGTGGGTTATTCCACATTGTATGGTGATATGGCTGGTGGTTTTGATGTACTAAAAGATGTACCTAAAACATTGGTTTTTGAGCTTTCTAAATATCGCAATACGCTTTCGCCAGCTATTCCTCAGCGTGTTATTGATAGACCTCCATCAGCAGAACTTGCACCGGGACAAACAGACCAAGATAATTTGCCTCCTTATGATATTTTGGATGCTATTCTTGAGGGTTATGTTGAGCAAGATAAATCTGTATCTGATTTAGTTGCGGCTGGATTTGATGAAGCGACTGTCCGTAAAGTGATAAAATTAGTCGATATTAATGAATACAAGCGACGTCAAGCCCCTGTTGGGCCACGTATTACAAGTCGTAATTTTGGTAAAGATCGCAGATACCCAATTACAAGCGGTTTTGGTCGCCACAACTGGTAA
- the glnB gene encoding nitrogen regulatory protein P-II, which produces MKKIEAIIKPFKLDDVREALGEVGITGMTVTEVKGFGRQKGHTELYRGAEYMVDFLPKVKIEIVVSDEIVETCVDTIMTTAQTGKIGDGKIFVFDVSRVIRIRTGEQDEEAI; this is translated from the coding sequence ATGAAAAAAATTGAAGCGATAATTAAGCCGTTTAAATTAGATGATGTAAGAGAAGCACTCGGCGAAGTGGGTATCACGGGAATGACCGTAACAGAAGTGAAAGGTTTTGGTCGCCAAAAAGGGCATACTGAGCTTTACCGCGGTGCTGAATACATGGTCGATTTTTTACCTAAAGTGAAGATTGAAATTGTTGTCTCTGATGAAATTGTTGAAACTTGTGTAGATACAATTATGACAACGGCACAAACAGGTAAAATTGGTGATGGTAAGATTTTTGTCTTCGATGTGAGTCGTGTTATTCGTATTCGTACTGGCGAACAAGACGAAGAGGCTATTTAG
- the hmpA gene encoding NO-inducible flavohemoprotein produces the protein MLDAQTIATIKSTIPLIAKTGPALTAHFYDRMFSRHPELKDIFTMSHQSSGAQREALFNAICAYAANIENLATILPAVEKIAQKHVSLNILPEHYPIVGENLLATIDEMFSPGQEVLDAWGAAYQVLADVFINREEQIYQQKEQTSGGWRGLRNFKVKHKIKQSDVITSFELEPEDGLAVTPYQAGQYLSLYIRDKHLENQEIRQYSLTQSSNNKTYRIAVKREDKGILSNFLHDHIQEGDTLQVAAPGGDFYLDVSPTTPVTLISAGVGLTPMLSMLHTLSAHQANINWLHAAEHGGVHAFKDEVNQVGNQLSHYQQAIWYRTPRTEDVQNKDYQFEGLMTLKQVEDWLAIPDMHFYFCGPLPFMQSVAKQLIELGIHSEKLHYECFGPHAVITQGLQ, from the coding sequence ATGTTAGATGCACAAACTATCGCGACAATTAAATCCACCATTCCCCTCATTGCTAAAACAGGTCCAGCATTAACAGCCCACTTTTATGACCGAATGTTTTCTCGCCATCCAGAGTTAAAAGATATTTTCACCATGAGCCATCAAAGCAGTGGTGCACAACGCGAAGCCTTATTTAATGCGATATGCGCTTATGCGGCAAACATTGAAAACTTAGCCACCATTTTGCCTGCTGTTGAGAAAATTGCACAAAAACATGTCAGTTTAAATATTCTTCCTGAACACTACCCCATCGTCGGTGAGAATTTATTAGCAACAATTGATGAGATGTTTAGTCCTGGGCAAGAAGTGCTAGATGCTTGGGGAGCCGCTTATCAAGTATTGGCCGATGTCTTTATCAATCGAGAAGAACAAATTTATCAGCAAAAAGAACAAACAAGCGGGGGCTGGAGAGGATTACGGAACTTTAAAGTTAAACATAAAATAAAACAAAGTGATGTCATTACCAGTTTTGAATTAGAGCCTGAAGATGGACTTGCTGTTACTCCTTATCAAGCAGGGCAATATCTAAGCCTTTATATCCGTGATAAGCACCTTGAAAATCAAGAAATACGTCAATATTCATTAACTCAGTCATCAAATAATAAAACCTATCGCATCGCTGTAAAGCGTGAAGATAAAGGTATTTTATCGAATTTTCTTCATGACCATATTCAAGAAGGTGATACTTTACAAGTTGCCGCACCAGGGGGCGATTTCTATTTAGATGTATCACCAACAACACCAGTAACCTTAATTTCAGCAGGTGTGGGTTTAACGCCAATGCTATCTATGCTACACACGCTTTCAGCTCATCAAGCTAATATTAATTGGTTACATGCTGCCGAGCATGGTGGTGTCCATGCGTTTAAAGATGAAGTTAATCAAGTCGGCAATCAACTTTCACACTATCAACAAGCGATATGGTATCGCACACCACGCACCGAAGATGTACAAAACAAAGATTATCAATTCGAAGGCTTAATGACATTAAAACAAGTTGAAGATTGGTTAGCTATTCCTGATATGCATTTCTATTTTTGTGGCCCATTACCTTTTATGCAATCTGTTGCTAAACAACTTATTGAACTAGGTATTCATAGTGAGAAACTTCATTATGAATGTTTTGGTCCTCATGCTGTTATTACACAAGGCTTACAATAA
- the glyA gene encoding serine hydroxymethyltransferase, translated as MLKREMNIADYDPELWNAMEGEVTRQEEHIELIASENYTSPRVMQAQGSQLTNKYAEGYPGKRYYGGCEYVDVVEQLAIDRAKALFGADYANVQPHSGSQANAAVYMALLKPGDTVLGMNLAQGGHLTHGSPVNFSGKLYNIVPYGIDESGKIDYEDIAIQAKKHQPKMIIGGFSAYSGLVDWAKMREIADSIGAFLFVDMAHVAGMIAAGVYPNPVPHAHVVTTTTHKTLAGPRGGLILAKGGDEEFYKKLNSAVFPGSQGGPLMHVIAGKAVALKEAMEPEFKVYQQQVAKNAKAMVDVFLDRGYKVVSGGTENHLFLLDLVDKDITGKDADAALGRANITVNKNSVPNDPRSPFVTSGVRIGSPAITRRGFKEAEARELAGWMCDVLDNINDEANIEKVKQKVLDICAKFPVYA; from the coding sequence ATGTTAAAACGTGAAATGAATATTGCTGATTACGATCCAGAATTATGGAATGCAATGGAAGGTGAAGTGACTCGTCAAGAAGAGCACATCGAACTTATTGCTTCTGAAAACTATACCAGCCCTCGTGTTATGCAGGCGCAGGGATCTCAGCTGACAAATAAATATGCTGAAGGCTATCCGGGTAAACGTTACTACGGTGGTTGTGAGTATGTGGATGTTGTAGAGCAACTGGCTATCGATCGTGCAAAAGCATTATTTGGTGCAGATTACGCTAACGTACAGCCTCACTCAGGCTCACAAGCGAATGCCGCTGTTTATATGGCATTATTAAAACCAGGTGATACAGTTTTAGGTATGAACCTAGCACAAGGCGGTCACTTAACTCATGGTTCACCAGTTAACTTCTCTGGTAAACTGTATAACATCGTACCTTATGGTATTGATGAATCAGGTAAAATTGATTACGAAGATATCGCTATTCAAGCTAAAAAACATCAACCAAAAATGATCATTGGCGGATTCTCTGCTTATTCTGGTCTGGTTGATTGGGCTAAAATGCGCGAAATCGCAGACAGCATTGGTGCATTCTTATTTGTTGATATGGCACACGTAGCAGGTATGATTGCAGCAGGTGTTTATCCTAACCCAGTTCCTCATGCACATGTTGTTACAACAACAACCCATAAAACCTTAGCAGGCCCACGCGGCGGTCTTATTCTTGCTAAAGGTGGCGATGAAGAGTTTTATAAAAAACTGAACTCTGCTGTATTCCCTGGCTCTCAAGGTGGCCCTTTAATGCATGTTATTGCAGGTAAAGCGGTTGCATTAAAAGAAGCTATGGAACCAGAATTTAAAGTTTATCAGCAACAAGTTGCTAAAAACGCGAAAGCAATGGTAGACGTTTTCTTAGATCGCGGTTATAAAGTAGTGTCTGGCGGAACTGAAAACCACCTGTTTTTATTAGATTTAGTAGATAAAGATATTACAGGTAAAGACGCTGATGCTGCACTGGGTCGTGCAAATATTACTGTTAATAAAAACAGCGTACCAAATGATCCACGTAGCCCATTTGTAACTTCTGGTGTTCGTATCGGTTCTCCAGCGATTACACGTCGTGGTTTTAAAGAAGCGGAAGCTCGTGAATTAGCCGGTTGGATGTGTGATGTCCTTGATAATATCAATGATGAAGCGA